The genomic window ATAAAAAAACCCGCTAATCTAGCGGGTTTTTTGGGGGGAGCTAAGATTTATTTAATCTTGGTTTCTTTGTAGATAACATGCTTACGAGCCTTAGGATCAAACTTCATGATCTCCATTTTTTCAGGCATAGTGCGCTTGTTTTTTGATGTAGTGTAGAAGTGACCTGTACCAGCAGTCGATTCTAATTTGATTTTGTCGCGACCAGATTTAGCCATGATATTTTCCTAAAAATAGTTTCTGCTTAAACTTTTTCGCCGCGAGCACGCATGTCGACTAAAACGGCATCAATACCGATTTTGTCCACGATACGCAAGCCTGCGTTAGATAAACGAAGGGCTACCCAACGGTTCTCTGATTCGACGAAAAAGCGACGATTTTGCAGATTTGGCAAAAACCGACGTTTTGTTTTGTTGTTCGCATGGGAAACGTTGTTGCCAACCATTGGCCCCTTCCCAGTAACTTGGCAGACACGCGCCATGTTCTACTCCTTAATGGTTTCCGAAATTGGAAAAATGAAAGTATAACTAAAATTCTATGAATTATCAATGACTTGCGAAAAACAATTGTGTCATTTGTATTTTTAAAATTTAACAATTTAATTGTTAAATTTGCCCATGCTCTGCGAATGAGTAAACGTTTGGGTTCGCAATAATAAAATGATCAAGAACTCGAATATCAACCAAGGCTAATGCTTGTTTTAATGTGTTGGTTAGCGATAGATCGGCTTGGCTAGGTTCGCAAGAGCCAGAGGGGTGATTGTGAGCGAGTATGATGCTTGCAGCGTTATGTGAGAGTGCGGCTTTGACGACCTCTCTTGGATAGACGCTTGCATGGTTGAGTGTGCCGCGGAATAGTTCTTCTGTTCTAATCAGTCTGTTTTTTACATCTAAAAATAGTACAGCGAAGGATTCATGAGGCTTGCTTCCTATGAGTAGCTGGAGATAATTTTTTACGTTGTTTGGCGACGATAAATTCTCACAAACCTGCAAGTCTTCTGATATAGCACGTTTCGCCAATTCTAAGACCGCATGTATTTGCGCATATTTTGCGTTGCCCAGTCCGTGTATTTTCGAAAAGTCAGTCATGCTCGCTGCGAATAATGCATTGAGCGAACCAAATTGGGCGAGCATATCTCGCCCTAAATCGACTGCGCTTTTTCCTTTGACGCCAACTCTTAAAAATACTGCGAGTAATTCTGCGTCCGATAGAGCACTGGCACCGTATTTAATGAGCCGTTCTCTTGGGCGTTGATCTGAAGGCCAGTCGCTTATACTCATTTGATAGTCTCCAAATCAACAAGAAATACAAGATGCAATGATCTTCAGGGCCTAGCTGATTTACAATGGCGACTTAATCGAACTCACTCCAAATTATGCCTCATTCAACCACGCCCGTAGTTACTTCCGATGCCTACCTGACTTTGCATTATCGCTTAGTTAGCAATGATGGCAATGAAATTATTAGCACTTTTAGTAATAGCCCAGCCACCTTGCAGTTGGGCTCGGGACAATTAGCTCCCGAACTTGAGTCTGCTTTACTTGGTTTGGAGGAGGGTTCACATACCATACTTGAACTGGCTGCAGGAAATGCTTTTGGACCCAGAAACCCTGACTTAGTACAACAAGTTTCCTTGGAAACATTGCAAGAAAATTCTGTCTACGGCGAAAAATATGTTGTCGGTGATTTGGTTGAGTTTTCCGCGCCTGGTGGGGGGCAATTTGCAGGCATATTAAGGGCATTCAATGAGAGTGGTGCTTTGTTTGATTTCAATCATCCATTGGCAGGCCAAGCAATTACCTTTGAAGTCAAAATTATAGGCATATTATAGGATCGTTATGAATAAGGAAATTTTGTTAGCCCAGCCTAGAGGTTTTTGCGCCGGAGTGGATAGAGCAATAGAAATCGTTGAGCGCGCGCTGCAGCAATTTGGCGCTCCTATTTATGTAAGGCATGAAATTGTTCACAATGCTTACGTAGTCAACGATTTGAAACAAAAAGGCGCGATTTTTATCGAAAATTTGGATGATGTTCCAACTGGGAATACTTTGATATTCTCGGCACATGGTGTTTCGCAATCCGTCCGGAACGAGGCGGAAAAAAGAGGGCTGACCATATTTGATGCCACTTGCCCTTTGGTAACTAAAGTTCATATTGAGGTCGCAAAAATGCGACGTGAAAATAGAGAAATTATCATGATTGGCCATCAGGGACATCCCGAGGTAGAGGGAACCATGGGGCAAAGTGAGGGGGGCATGTACCTGGTCGAGACGGTTGAAGATGTAGCGACGCTGAAAGTGAAAAATCCTAAGCAGTTAGCTTATGTGACCCAGACTACATTGTCGGTCGATGATACTTTAGGAATTATATCTGCGTTGAAAAGTAAATTTCCCGATATTATTGAGCCCAAAAAAGGCGACATTTGTTATGCAACAACGAACCGTCAGGAGGCGGTTAAATTTATGGCCCCACAGGTGGACTTGCTTATCGTAGTCGGTAGTGTCAATAGTTCAAACTCGAATCGTCTAAAAGAGGTGGGGCAAAAGATGGGCGTGAATTCTTTTATGGTAGATAAGGCTGAACAGATCGATCCAGAGTGGCTAGTAGGATGCGATCGTATTGGCGTTACTGCAGGAGCCTCTGCACCAGAGTTGTTGGTGCTGGAGGTCATAAACAGACTTAAAACCTTGGGTGTGAGAAGTGTGCGCACTTTAACTGGCACTGAGGAGAACGTCACATTCCCTATGCCTAAGGGTTTGAGCGGCATGAAGTCGTTGGAAAACACACCTATTCCATTAAAATAAAAGTTTGTGGTTTTTGTTTATTCAATATTTTATTTCGTTTATTCATCGTTAGTATTGCGTTGCAGTTGATTTTGCATAAATTCAGTTTCTTTTGTGTTATCAACGGTGACTATAGTAGTATAGGAATAGCTAGGCGCATATGCAGATTAGCTCTGTGGAATTGGCGCAGAGTTTCCATTTTTATCACTAGCTTGACTGTCAGGTGTAGCAATAAATATTATAAAAAAAACATTCAACGTTGTTGAGGGGGGAGTTCTATCATGAGTTTTCATTGCGGCGTCAATGTTACAAATAGCACGTCATATCAAATAGGATAAATGGCACACGCGTCCTTAGTCTGATAATAAAGTGGGCTAGCACCGTTTTCCTTATCTAAAATGATTTTTTGAATTACCTCTGCAGTCGTATGCCTTAGGCTTCAAAGAAATATTAATTCGTTCATAGAAAGAGACACGACATGGATACATTTATCCAACAAATAATTAATGGTTTGGTACTGGGGAGTATGTATGCCTTAGTTGCTTTAGGGTACACAATGGTGTACGGCGTTTTGAATCTGATTAACTTTGCCCATGGTGATGTGTTAATGGTAGGCGCGATGGCTGGCTTAAGTATTCTTAAAGTATTACAAGTCATCGCTCCCGACCTGCCTGGTATCGTTAAACTAATTATCGCAATTCTCGGTGCAATCCCTGTTTGTATTGCCGTGAATGTACTGATAGAACGGTTGGCATATCGGAAGTTGCGTAATGCGCCACGACTGGCACCTTTAATCACAGCAATTGGCGTCTCTACCTTGGTGCAGACTTTCGCGATGATGATCTGGGGTCGTAGTCCGATTCCCTTCCCCGCGATTATGCCTTCGGTGCCCGTCGGTATTGGCGGTGCTGTGATTTCACAAACGCAAATCTTGTTGTTAGCACTGGCGACTTTGGCGATGGTAGGTTTGGTATTGTTGGTCGAGAAAACAAAAATGGGACGAGCCATGCGTGCTACCGCAGAAAACCCTAGAGTTGCAGGTTTGATGGGGGTCGATTCGAATAAGGTAATCGTCGCTACCTTTGCGATCGGTGCTGCGCTTGCTGCGATAGCAGGTGTTATGTGGGCTGCGAATTATTCTTCAGCACAATTTGCTATGGGTTTTTTACCTGGATTAAAAGCGTTCTCCGCCGCAGTATTGGGAGGCATAGGGAATATTTATGGTGCTATGGTCGGAGGTATTCTTCTTGGGCTTATTGAAAGCCTGGGGGCTGGATATATAGGCGAATTAACTGGAGGTGTTCTTGGTAGTCATTATCAAGATATTTTTGCCTTCGTTGTATTGATTATTGTATTGACGCTACGTCCATCTGGAATTATGGGTGAACGTGTGGCTGATCGTGCGTAAGGGGAAAACAATGTCTACTATGTTTGATGTAAAAAATAATCCGACGAAGGCCTATACCAGTTTTGCAGTAATGGGTATTTTGCTGGTCTTATTCCCTTTCGTAGCTGCAAATTTCGGAAATTCTTGGGTCCGGATCATTGATTTTGCCTTGCTCTATATTATGTTGGCACTC from Undibacterium parvum includes these protein-coding regions:
- the rpmG gene encoding 50S ribosomal protein L33 yields the protein MAKSGRDKIKLESTAGTGHFYTTSKNKRTMPEKMEIMKFDPKARKHVIYKETKIK
- the rpmB gene encoding 50S ribosomal protein L28: MARVCQVTGKGPMVGNNVSHANNKTKRRFLPNLQNRRFFVESENRWVALRLSNAGLRIVDKIGIDAVLVDMRARGEKV
- the radC gene encoding RadC family protein, with translation MSISDWPSDQRPRERLIKYGASALSDAELLAVFLRVGVKGKSAVDLGRDMLAQFGSLNALFAASMTDFSKIHGLGNAKYAQIHAVLELAKRAISEDLQVCENLSSPNNVKNYLQLLIGSKPHESFAVLFLDVKNRLIRTEELFRGTLNHASVYPREVVKAALSHNAASIILAHNHPSGSCEPSQADLSLTNTLKQALALVDIRVLDHFIIANPNVYSFAEHGQI
- a CDS encoding FKBP-type peptidyl-prolyl cis-trans isomerase; protein product: MPHSTTPVVTSDAYLTLHYRLVSNDGNEIISTFSNSPATLQLGSGQLAPELESALLGLEEGSHTILELAAGNAFGPRNPDLVQQVSLETLQENSVYGEKYVVGDLVEFSAPGGGQFAGILRAFNESGALFDFNHPLAGQAITFEVKIIGIL
- the ispH gene encoding 4-hydroxy-3-methylbut-2-enyl diphosphate reductase → MNKEILLAQPRGFCAGVDRAIEIVERALQQFGAPIYVRHEIVHNAYVVNDLKQKGAIFIENLDDVPTGNTLIFSAHGVSQSVRNEAEKRGLTIFDATCPLVTKVHIEVAKMRRENREIIMIGHQGHPEVEGTMGQSEGGMYLVETVEDVATLKVKNPKQLAYVTQTTLSVDDTLGIISALKSKFPDIIEPKKGDICYATTNRQEAVKFMAPQVDLLIVVGSVNSSNSNRLKEVGQKMGVNSFMVDKAEQIDPEWLVGCDRIGVTAGASAPELLVLEVINRLKTLGVRSVRTLTGTEENVTFPMPKGLSGMKSLENTPIPLK
- a CDS encoding branched-chain amino acid ABC transporter permease produces the protein MDTFIQQIINGLVLGSMYALVALGYTMVYGVLNLINFAHGDVLMVGAMAGLSILKVLQVIAPDLPGIVKLIIAILGAIPVCIAVNVLIERLAYRKLRNAPRLAPLITAIGVSTLVQTFAMMIWGRSPIPFPAIMPSVPVGIGGAVISQTQILLLALATLAMVGLVLLVEKTKMGRAMRATAENPRVAGLMGVDSNKVIVATFAIGAALAAIAGVMWAANYSSAQFAMGFLPGLKAFSAAVLGGIGNIYGAMVGGILLGLIESLGAGYIGELTGGVLGSHYQDIFAFVVLIIVLTLRPSGIMGERVADRA